In Populus alba chromosome 1, ASM523922v2, whole genome shotgun sequence, a single window of DNA contains:
- the LOC118049781 gene encoding delta(12)-fatty-acid desaturase FAD2, giving the protein MAANGLFASSGKHGGKESRIKRMPHGKPPFTLGKIKKAIQPHCFERSLLLSFSYVVYDLCISFLLCYIATTYFDLLPSPLSCVAWPTYWILQGCILTGVWVISHECGHHAFSDYRWVDDTVGLILHSALLVPYFSWKYSHRRHHSNTGSLERDEVFVPKPKSRIAWYSKYLNNPPGRALSLAVSLLIGWPLYLAFNVSGRPYDRFACHYDTLACTGFDVRLILGMLWTSHLYLYLIANNYSVF; this is encoded by the coding sequence ATGGCAGCCAATGGATTGTTTGCCTCCAGTGGCAAGCATGGAGGAAAGGAAAGCCGCATCAAGAGAATGCCACATGGGAAGCCTCCGTTCACTCTTGGCAAAATCAAGAAGGCCATCCAGCCCCATTGCTTCGAACGATCCCTTCTCCTCTCATTCTCCTATGTGGTTTATGATCTGTGCATAAGCTTTCTCCTCTGCTACATTGCCACCACATACTTCGACCTCCTGCCATCCCCGCTCTCCTGTGTCGCGTGGCCCACGTACTGGATTCTCCAAGGCTGCATTCTCACTGGTGTTTGGGTTATTTCTCATGAATGTGGTCACCATGCCTTCAGTGACTACCGGTGGGTTGATGACACAGTTGGCCTCATCCTCCATTCTGCACTTTTAGTCCCTTACTTTTCCTGGAAATACAGCCACCGCCGCCATCACTCAAACACAGGGTCCCTTGAGCGCGACGAAGTGTTCGTCCCCAAGCCTAAGTCTCGAATCGCATGGTATTCCAAGTACCTAAACAACCCACCAGGCCGAGCTTTAAGTCTGGCTGTATCACTTCTGATTGGCTGGCCCTTATACCTAGCCTTCAACGTTTCCGGTCGACCCTATGATCGCTTTGCCTGTCACTATGATACTTTGGCATGTACTGGTTTTGATGTCCGACTAATTTTAGGTATGCTGTGGACATCGcatttatatctttatttaatAGCTAATAATTACAGTGTATTCTAG
- the LOC118049817 gene encoding delta(12)-acyl-lipid-desaturase — MIFKEAETMGVHGVHEGKESSFKRMPNTEPPFTLGKIKKAIPPHCFQRSLLRSLSYVVYDLSFSFLFCYIAITYFHLLPSPLAYITWPIYWILQGCILTGVWVIAHECGHHAFSDYRWVDDTVGLILHSALLVPYFSWKYSHRRHHSNTGSLERDEVFVPKPKSRIAWYSKYLNNPPGRALSLGVTLLLGWPLYLAFNVSGRPYDRFACHYDPYGPIYSDRERLQIYISDLGIFAATFVLYSIAVSRGLAFLIFIYGVPLLIANGFLVTITYLQHTHPALPHYDASEWEWLRGALATMDRDYGILNKVFHNITDTHVAHHLFSNMPHYHAMEATKAIKPILGEFYQFDDTPIYKALWRETKECLYVDPDDGAPEKGVFWYRNKF; from the coding sequence ATGATATTCAAGGAAGCTGAGACAATGGGAGTCCATGGAGTGCATGAAGGAAAGGAAAGCAGCTTCAAGAGAATGCCAAACACGGAGCCTCCATTTACACTTGGAAAAATCAAGAAGGCCATCCCTCCCCATTGCTTCCAACGATCCCTTCTCCGCTCATTGTCCTATGTTGTTTATGACCTCTCCTTCAGCTTTCTCTTCTGCTACATTGCCATCACATATTTCCACCTCCTACCATCCCCTCTTGCCTACATCACATGGCCCATCTACTGGATTCTCCAAGGCTGCATTCTGACCGGTGTTTGGGTCATTGCTCATGAATGTGGCCACCACGCCTTCAGTGACTACCGGTGGGTTGATGACACAGTTGGCCTCATCCTCCATTCTGCACTTTTAGTCCCTTACTTTTCCTGGAAATACAGCCACCGCCGCCATCACTCAAACACAGGGTCCCTTGAGCGCGACGAAGTGTTCGTTCCAAAGCCCAAGTCTCGAATCGCATGGTATTCCAAGTACCTAAACAACCCACCAGGCCGAGCTTTAAGTCTTGGTGTCACACTTCTGCTAGGCTGGCCCTTATACCTAGCCTTCAACGTTTCAGGTCGACCCTATGATCGCTTTGCCTGTCACTATGATCCCTATGGCCCCATATATTCTGATCGTGAAAGGCTTCAGATTTACATTTCTGATCTTGGCATTTTTGCTGCAACTTTTGTGCTCTACAGCATCGCTGTGTCTCGAGGGCTGGCATTTCTGATATTTATTtatggggtaccgttacttatTGCTAATGGTTTCCTTGTCACCATCACATACTTGCAGCACACTCACCCTGCATTGCCACATTATGATGCCTCTGAATGGGAGTGGCTTCGAGGAGCTTTGGCAACCATGGATAGAGACTATGGGATCCTGAACAAGGTCTTCCATAACATTACAGACACGCATGTAGCTCACCATCTCTTCTCTAACATGCCACATTATCATGCAATGGAGGCTACGAAAGCAATCAAGCCAATACTGGGTGAGTTCTACCAGTTTGATGATACTCCGATTTACAAGGCCTTATGGAGGGAGACAAAAGAATGCCTGTATGTTGATCCAGATGACGGAGCTCCTGAAAAAGGCGTGTTCTGGTACCGGAACAAGTTTTGA